One Vigna unguiculata cultivar IT97K-499-35 chromosome 7, ASM411807v1, whole genome shotgun sequence genomic region harbors:
- the LOC114189666 gene encoding uncharacterized protein LOC114189666 — protein sequence MASTIASTMASTSTDPDPDAAVRAVRKRYEGLLTVRTRAIKGKGAWYWAHLEPTLVGNAVKLKCSLCDSLFSASNPSRTASEHLKRGTCPNFNHSALPSPSPISTVLSHSNNGRKRTSSSTSPNQDHSVQHLVLSGGKDDLCALAVFEDSVKKLKSPRNLFHVAPPELTQDQVNSAVELLADWFYESCGSVPLSSLEHPKFQSFLTQLGLPVTLLRREIYGSRLEDRFGAAKAESEARIRDALFFQVGCDGWKGEDGVPKFIVNLPNGTSVFHKVVPGGEVMSSKYAEEILWEVVKGVCGSDVQRCVGIVADRFKGKALRNLEVQNHWMVNVACQVQGFTSLIKDFNNNLPLFRVVTENSLKVANFINTESQVRGSFLRYRMQELECAGLVRVPSPKCNVSKDFTSVFPMLEDILRCAAVIQMVVMEDAFKVACMEDPLAGEIAGIVQSEGFWNELEAVYSLVKLIRGVVQDIEAERPLVGRCLPLWEEVRTKVKEWCVKYSVVVEPVEEILENRFRKNYHPAWSAAFILDPLYLVKDASGKYLPPFKCLTREQEKDVDKLLTRLASREEAHVVLMELMKWRSEGLDPLYAQAVQMKQQDPITGKMKVANPLSSRLVWETCLSEFKSLRKLAVRLIFLHATSCGFRSNYSFIRKLSAQKHSRISLERAQKMIYIAAHAKLERRDFSNEEEKEAELLAMEGSDDGMLADVFADAPLIGGIA from the exons ATGGCTTCCACCATCGCTTCCACAATGGCTTCCACCTCCACCGACCCCGACCCCGACGCTGCCGTCAGGGCGGTCAGGAAGCGCTACGAGGGCCTTCTCACAGTGCGCACGCGCGCGATCAAAGGCAAAGGCGCGTGGTACTGGGCCCACCTCGAGCCCACTCTCGTCGGCAACGCGGTGAAGCTCAAGTGCTCCCTCTGCGACTCTCTCTTCTCCGCCTCCAACCCTTCTCGAACCGCTTCCGAGCATCTCAAGCGTGGTACGTGTCCCAATTTCAACCACTCCGCCTTGCCTTCACCGTCTCCTATTTCCACCGTCCTCTCTCACTCCAACAACGGCAGAAAGAGAACCTCCTCCTCAACCTCTCCGAATCAGGACCACTCCGTTCAGCATTTGGTGTTGTCCGGAGGAAAAGATGATTTGTGTGCTCTCGCTGTTTTCGAGGACAGTGTGAAGAAGCTCAAGAGTCCTAGGAATTTGTTCCATGTTGCTCCTCCCGAGTTGACCCAGGACCAGGTTAACTCCGCTGTTGAATTATTAGCAGATTGGTTCTACGAGTCTTGTGGCTCTGTGCCCCTCTCTTCTCTTGAACACCCCAAGTTTCAGTCCTTTCTCACCCAGCTGGGTTTGCCGGTGACTCTGTTGAGACGCGAGATATATGGTTCTAGGCTCGAGGATAGGTTCGGGGCGGCCAAGGCCGAGTCCGAAGCTAGAATCCGAGACGCACTGTTTTTTCAAGTGGGGTGTGATGGCTGGAAGGGCGAGGATGGTGTACCGAAGTTTATAGTGAACCTTCCCAATGGGACTAGCGTGTTCCACAAGGTGGTGCCTGGTGGGGAAGTGATGTCGTCTAAGTATGCTGAGGAGATTTTGTGGGAGGTGGTGAAGGGTGTTTGTGGAAGTGATGTGCAGAGGTGTGTTGGGATTGTTGCCGACAGGTTTAAGGGCAAGGCGTTGAGGAACTTGGAGGTTCAGAACCATTGGATGGTGAATGTTGCTTGTCAGGTTCAGGGGTTCACGAGTTTGATCAAGGATTTTAACAACAACTTACCACTTTTCAGGGTTGTCACTGAGAATTCTCTCAAGGTTGCTAATTTTATCAACACTGAGTCTCAGGTTAGGGGTAGTTTTCTAAGGTACCGGATGCAGGAGCTGGAATGTGCTGGGCTGGTTCGGGTTCCCTCTCCCAAATGTAACGTGTCGAAGGACTTTACATCTGTGTTTCCAATGCTGGAGGACATCCTGAGATGTGCTGCCGTGATCCAAATGGTGGTAATGGAAGACGCGTTTAAGGTGGCGTGTATGGAGGACCCACTGGCCGGAGAGATTGCCGGGATTGTTCAGAGTGAGGGATTCTGGAATGAATTGGAGGCGGTCTATTCGCTGGTGAAGCTCATCAGAGGAGTGGTTCAGGACATTGAGGCGGAGAGGCCGTTGGTTGGTCGGTGTTTGCCTCTCTGGGAGGAGGTTAGAACCAAGGTGAAGGAATGGTGTGTTAAGTACAGTGTTGTGGTAGAACCTGTGGAGGAAATACTTGAAAATCGATTCAGGAAGAATTATCACCCTGCATGGTCAGCTGCATTTATACTTGATCCTCTTTACTTGGTTAAAGATGCAAGTGGAAAGTACCTTCCTCCGTTTAAGTGCTTAACTCGTGAACAAGAGAAAGATGTCGATAAGTTATTGACGAGGCTGGCTTCACGAGAAGAAGCTCATGTGGTGTTGATGGAGCTCATGAAGTGGAGATCAGAAGGGCTTGACCCTCTTTATGCACAGGCTGTGCAGATGAAACAACAAGACCCCATTACAGGGAAGATGAAGGTAGCAAACCCACTTAGCAGTAGACTTGTTTGGGAAACTTGCCTCAGCGAATTTAAATCCCTGCGGAAGCTTGCAGTGAGGCTCATTTTTCTGCATGCAACCTCATGTGGGTTTAGGAGTAATTATTCTTTCATCAGGAAGCTTTCTGCTCAGAAGCATTCTAGAATTTCCTTGGAAAGAGCTCAGAAAATGATATATATTGCAGCTCATGCCAAGCTTGAAAGACGAGATTTTTCCAATGAGGAAGAGAAGGAGGCAGAACTGCTTGCCATGGAAGGCAGTGATGATGGCATGCTGGCTGACGTCTTTGCCGATGCACCCCTAAT AGGTGGCATTGCTTGA
- the LOC114190045 gene encoding uncharacterized protein At2g17340-like isoform X1 — protein MATVSMGIVSPTQTQLLHLLPHCPPSISLYVYTSSLTLSSKPKTIHQSTKTCVHSKLLEEAMGSTSQLVPLPLLVNEKYTASTIPWRVPSDDPHIPTPTELSWINLLHNTIPTFKKHAESDASVPDAADKAETFAQRYARILEDFKKDPAGQGEPLDIFVLCRIREQVLRELGFTDIFKKIKDVENANAMSLFENVVRLNDAIEDEEKRLENLVRGIFAGNIFDLGATQLAEAFAKDGVSFLSTCQNLVPRPWIFDDLETFKVKWSKKPWKKVIIFVDNSGADIILGILPFARELLRRGSQVILAANELPSLNDVTYSELTEIISRLKDEEGYLMGVSTSNLLVANSGNDLPIIDLTRVSQELAYLTNDVDLVILEGMGRGIETNLYAQFKCDSLKIAMVKHPEVAEFLGSRLYDCVIKYDAV, from the exons ATGGCAACAGTTTCAATGGGAATTGTATCACCAACTCAGACTCAGCTACTGCACTTGCTACCACACTGTCCTCCATCAATATCCTTATATGTCTATACTTCTTCTCTTACACTCTCATCCAAGCCTAAGACCATTCATCAATCCACAAAAACTTGTGTTCACTCCAAATTACTAG AGGAAGCCATGGGGAGTACGTCGCAGTTGGTGCCATTGCCGTTGTTGGTGAATGAGAAATACACAGCAAGCACCATTCCTTGGAGGGTCCCTTCCGACGATCCACACATTCCCACTCCCACCGAGCTATCTTGGATTAATCTCCTCCACAATACTATCCCCACCTTCAA GAAGCATGCTGAGAGTGATGCCTCTGTTCCTGATGCTGCAGATAAAGCTGAAACTTTTGCTCAAAG GTATGCTAGAATACTtgaagatttcaagaaagatcCTGCGGGTCAAGGCGAGCCTCTTGATATCTTT GTTCTATGCAGAATTCGTGAGCAAGTCCTCAGGGAACTCGGATTCACAGATATCTTCAAGAAAATAAAG GATGTAGAGAATGCAAATGCCATGTCCCTATTTGAGAATGTTGTTCGTCTTAATGATGCCATTGAAGATGAAGAGAAACGCCTGGAGAATTTAGTTAGAGGAATTTTTGCAGGGAATATATTTGATCTTGGTGCAACACAG CTTGCGGAGGCTTTCGCCAAGGATGGAGTGTCTTTTTTATCTACATGTCAAAATCTTGTCCCTCGACCTTGGATTTTTGATGACCTTGAGACTTTCAAAGTGAAATGGAGCAAGAAGCCCTGGAAGAAG GTGATCATATTTGTTGATAACTCAGGTGCTGATATCATTTTGGGTATTCTGCCATTTGCCAGGGAGCTCCTTAGGCGTGGGAGTCAG GTTATATTAGCTGCTAATGAGTTACCTTCCCTCAATGATGTGACTTACTCTGAGCTAACTGAAATCATATCAAGG TTAAAGGATGAAGAAGGATATCTCATGGGTGTCTCTACTTCAAATCTTTTAGTTGCCAACTCTGGAAATGATTTGCCT ATTATTGACCTTACAAGGGTGTCACAGGAACTAGCATACCTCACCAACGATGTAGATCTTGTCATCTTAGAAGGGATG GGTCGTGGAATAGAAACAAATCTCTATGCTCAGTTTAAATGTGATTCCCTCAAGATTGCTATG gTCAAACATCCTGAAGTTGCAGAATTTCTTGGGTCTCGTTTATATGATTGCGTGATCAAATACGATGCAGTTTAG
- the LOC114190045 gene encoding uncharacterized protein At2g17340-like isoform X2, with amino-acid sequence MGSTSQLVPLPLLVNEKYTASTIPWRVPSDDPHIPTPTELSWINLLHNTIPTFKKHAESDASVPDAADKAETFAQRYARILEDFKKDPAGQGEPLDIFVLCRIREQVLRELGFTDIFKKIKDVENANAMSLFENVVRLNDAIEDEEKRLENLVRGIFAGNIFDLGATQLAEAFAKDGVSFLSTCQNLVPRPWIFDDLETFKVKWSKKPWKKVIIFVDNSGADIILGILPFARELLRRGSQVILAANELPSLNDVTYSELTEIISRLKDEEGYLMGVSTSNLLVANSGNDLPIIDLTRVSQELAYLTNDVDLVILEGMGRGIETNLYAQFKCDSLKIAMVKHPEVAEFLGSRLYDCVIKYDAV; translated from the exons ATGGGGAGTACGTCGCAGTTGGTGCCATTGCCGTTGTTGGTGAATGAGAAATACACAGCAAGCACCATTCCTTGGAGGGTCCCTTCCGACGATCCACACATTCCCACTCCCACCGAGCTATCTTGGATTAATCTCCTCCACAATACTATCCCCACCTTCAA GAAGCATGCTGAGAGTGATGCCTCTGTTCCTGATGCTGCAGATAAAGCTGAAACTTTTGCTCAAAG GTATGCTAGAATACTtgaagatttcaagaaagatcCTGCGGGTCAAGGCGAGCCTCTTGATATCTTT GTTCTATGCAGAATTCGTGAGCAAGTCCTCAGGGAACTCGGATTCACAGATATCTTCAAGAAAATAAAG GATGTAGAGAATGCAAATGCCATGTCCCTATTTGAGAATGTTGTTCGTCTTAATGATGCCATTGAAGATGAAGAGAAACGCCTGGAGAATTTAGTTAGAGGAATTTTTGCAGGGAATATATTTGATCTTGGTGCAACACAG CTTGCGGAGGCTTTCGCCAAGGATGGAGTGTCTTTTTTATCTACATGTCAAAATCTTGTCCCTCGACCTTGGATTTTTGATGACCTTGAGACTTTCAAAGTGAAATGGAGCAAGAAGCCCTGGAAGAAG GTGATCATATTTGTTGATAACTCAGGTGCTGATATCATTTTGGGTATTCTGCCATTTGCCAGGGAGCTCCTTAGGCGTGGGAGTCAG GTTATATTAGCTGCTAATGAGTTACCTTCCCTCAATGATGTGACTTACTCTGAGCTAACTGAAATCATATCAAGG TTAAAGGATGAAGAAGGATATCTCATGGGTGTCTCTACTTCAAATCTTTTAGTTGCCAACTCTGGAAATGATTTGCCT ATTATTGACCTTACAAGGGTGTCACAGGAACTAGCATACCTCACCAACGATGTAGATCTTGTCATCTTAGAAGGGATG GGTCGTGGAATAGAAACAAATCTCTATGCTCAGTTTAAATGTGATTCCCTCAAGATTGCTATG gTCAAACATCCTGAAGTTGCAGAATTTCTTGGGTCTCGTTTATATGATTGCGTGATCAAATACGATGCAGTTTAG
- the LOC114191688 gene encoding AT-hook motif nuclear-localized protein 7-like, which translates to MEGRESFGVVVGDEAPESFHVAPRIIENNLDFSRAVVPAPSTEGKKKRGRPRKYGPDGKVALGAVTALSPMPISSSIPLTGEFSAWKRGRGRPVESIKKSSFKFEVESPGQGDGIAYSVGANFTPHVLTVNSGEDVTMKIMSFSQQGSRAICILSATGTISNVTLRQPSSCGGTLTYEGRFEILSLSGSFMPTENGITRSRSGGMSVSLAGPDGRVMGGGLAGLLVAAGPVQVVVGSFLPGHQLEHKNKKQRVEHVHISTVNPSPVNIISSEELKVSFGGVKPIMTPAAFQEENIVSFNNGQDSRNSSPDDKDPLPDKESNLSQSNAEAAAC; encoded by the exons ATGGAGGGAAGAGAGAGTTTTGGTGTTGTGGTTGGTGATGAAGCCCCCGAGAGCTTCCATGTTGCTCCTAGAATAATTGAGAATAACTTGGACTTTTCAAGGGCCGTCGTGCCTGCGCCGTCGACGGAGGGGAAAAAGAAGAGAGGGAGACCGAGGAAGTACGGGCCGGACGGGAAAGTGGCTTTGGGGGCGGTGACGGCGCTTTCGCCGATGCCGATTTCATCGTCGATTCCGTTGACCGGCGAGTTCTCCGCTTGGAAGAGGGGTAGAGGAAGGCCTGTTGAATCTATCAAGAAGTCATCGTTCAAGTTTGAGGTTGAAAGCCCTGGTCAAG GTGATGGAATAGCATACTCAGTTGGTGCCAATTTCACACCACATGTGCTCACAGTAAATTCTGGCGAG GATGTCACTATGAAAATCATGTCCTTCTCACAACAAGGATCACGTGCTATATGCATTCTCTCTGCAACTGGGACAATTTCAAATGTTACGCTTCGTCAACCATCTTCTTGTGGGGGTACTTTAACATATGAG GGACGGTTTGAAATTCTTTCCTTGTCTGGTTCCTTTATGCCAACTGAGAATGGAATTACAAGAAGCAGATCTGGTGGAATGAGTGTCTCTTTGGCCGGTCCAGATGGTAGAGTAATGGGGGGTGGGCTTGCTGGTTTACTAGTAGCCGCTGGTCCAGTTCAG GTTGTTGTGGGCAGTTTTCTTCCTGGTCACCAGTTGGAGCATAAAAACAAGAAGCAAAGAGTGGAGCATGTGCATATATCAACTGTTAACCCTTCACCTGTTAATATCATCTCTAGTGAGGAACTAAAAGTCAGTTTTGGTGGAGTAAAGCCTATTATGACACCTGCTGCTTTCCAAGAAGAGAATATTGTTTCTTTTAACAATGGTCAAGACTCTAGGAACTCATCTCCTGATGATAAAGATCCTTTACCCGACAAGGAGTCTAATCTAAGCCAATCAAACGCTGAGGCTGCTGCATGCTAA